In Paramormyrops kingsleyae isolate MSU_618 chromosome 5, PKINGS_0.4, whole genome shotgun sequence, one DNA window encodes the following:
- the ntan1 gene encoding protein N-terminal asparagine amidohydrolase, whose translation MPLLVQNKKIERLRSTAGLFAKHPHFQENAKAFRAKALENVDTKCLLYVQQREFAATTPADKSVTVLGSDDATTCHLVVLRHTGSGATCLAHCDGSSTWTEVPSIVKAVTTLSGKASGGRLELHLIGGFDDDRKTSHQLSLNLLAAFQKQEEDIHLVTCCITELNDVVTDGIHRPAVYGIGVNVKTGDVFPATFSRRGPAEELRSAQTFIGRQMVEIYDSSKELVKIGPCEWSPNRELIFWLTQDDITILQYLSTSPMAEPPHFVQHIKMTIQFLLEHPSADSLFPGGLPQTFRRTECGAWEREAEQ comes from the exons ATGCCGCTTCTTGTCCAAAATAAGAAAATTGAACGATTACGTTCCACAGCGGGTTTATTTGCTAAACATCCGCATTTCCAG GAGAATGCCAAAGCGTTTCGTGCTAAGGCACTTGAAAATGTCGACACAAAGTGCCTTCTCTATGTGCAACAGAGAGAGTTTGCGGCTACAACCCCGGCTGATA AATCAGTCACTGTGCTCGGCTCTGATGATGCAACAACCTGCCACTTGGTAGTACTACGGCACACAG GAAGTGGAGCCACGTGTCTGGCTCATTGTGATGGCTCCAGCACCTGGACCGAAGTACCCTCCATTGTCAAAGCTGTCACCACACTGAGCGGCAAAGCCAGCGGAGGCAG GTTGGAGCTGCATCTAATCGGAGGTTTCGATGATGACAGGAAGACGTCACACCAGCTGAGCCTTAATCTCCTGG CGGCTTTTCAAAAGCAAGAAGAAGACATTCACTTGGTCACATGCTGCATTACAG AGCTAAATGACGTTGTAACTGATGGGATACACAGACCAGCAGTATATGGAATTG gAGTCAATGTGAAGACTGGGGACGTGTTCCCAGCCACCTTCTCTAGGCGGGGACCTGCAGAGGAGCTCCGCTCAGCCCAGACGTTCATTGGCAGACAG ATGGTCGAAATCTATGACTCGAGTAAGGAACTTGTGAAAATCGGTCCATGCGAGTGGTCCCCGAATAGAGAACTTATCTTCTGGCTGACCCAGGATGATATCACAATACTGCAG TACTTGTCCACGTCTCCAATGGCTGAACCTCCCCACTTCGTCCAACACATTAAGATGACCATCCAGTTCTTGCTGGAACACCCCAGCGCAGACAGCCTCTTTCCAGGAGGGCTTCCTCAGACCTTCCGCAGGACAGAGTGTGGAGCCTGGGAAAGGGAAGCTGAACAGTAG